A window of the Pseudomonas sp. B21_DOA genome harbors these coding sequences:
- a CDS encoding serine hydroxymethyltransferase — protein MFSKQDQIQGYDDALLAAMNAEEQRQEDHIELIASENYTSKRVMQAQGSGLTNKYAEGYPGKRYYGGCEHVDKVEALAIERAKQLFGADYANVQPHSGSSANSAVYLALIQPGDTILGMSLAHGGHLTHGAKVSSSGKLYNAVQYGINTDTGLIDYDEVERLAVECKPKMIVAGFSAYSKTLDFPRFRQIADKVGALLFVDMAHVAGLVAAGLYPNPLPYADVVTTTTHKTLRGPRGGLILAKSNEEIEKKLNAAVFPGAQGGPLMHVIAGKAVCFKEALEPGFKAYQQQVIDNAQAMASVFIKRGYDVVSGGTDNHLFLVSLIRQGLTGKDADAALGRAHITVNKNAVPNDPQSPFVTSGLRIGTPAVTTRGFKVSQCETLAGWICDILDNLGDADVEANVAQQVSALCADFPVYR, from the coding sequence ATGTTCAGCAAGCAAGACCAGATCCAGGGTTACGACGATGCACTGCTGGCGGCGATGAATGCCGAGGAGCAACGTCAGGAAGATCACATCGAGCTGATCGCGTCGGAGAACTACACCAGCAAGCGCGTCATGCAGGCGCAAGGCAGCGGCCTGACCAACAAATACGCCGAAGGCTATCCGGGCAAGCGCTACTACGGTGGCTGCGAACATGTGGACAAAGTCGAAGCGCTGGCCATCGAACGCGCCAAGCAACTGTTCGGTGCCGACTATGCCAACGTCCAGCCGCACTCCGGCTCCTCGGCCAACAGCGCCGTGTATCTGGCGCTGATCCAGCCGGGCGACACCATTCTCGGCATGAGCCTGGCCCACGGCGGTCACCTGACCCACGGCGCCAAAGTGTCGTCTTCGGGCAAGCTCTACAACGCCGTGCAGTACGGCATCAACACCGACACCGGGCTGATCGACTACGACGAAGTCGAGCGTCTGGCCGTCGAGTGCAAACCGAAAATGATCGTTGCCGGTTTCTCCGCTTACTCGAAGACTCTGGACTTCCCGCGTTTCCGTCAGATCGCCGACAAGGTCGGTGCGCTGCTGTTCGTCGACATGGCCCACGTCGCCGGTCTGGTCGCTGCTGGCCTGTACCCGAATCCGCTGCCGTACGCCGACGTGGTCACCACCACCACGCACAAGACCCTGCGCGGCCCGCGTGGCGGGCTGATCCTAGCCAAGTCCAACGAAGAGATCGAGAAGAAGCTCAACGCCGCCGTTTTCCCCGGCGCCCAGGGCGGCCCGCTGATGCACGTCATCGCTGGTAAAGCGGTGTGCTTCAAGGAAGCGCTGGAGCCTGGCTTCAAGGCCTATCAGCAGCAAGTGATCGACAACGCCCAGGCGATGGCGAGCGTGTTCATCAAGCGTGGCTACGATGTTGTGTCCGGCGGCACCGACAACCATCTGTTCCTGGTCAGCCTGATCCGTCAGGGCCTGACTGGCAAGGACGCGGACGCCGCGCTGGGCCGCGCGCACATCACGGTGAACAAGAACGCCGTGCCGAACGACCCGCAGTCGCCGTTCGTGACCTCGGGCCTGCGCATCGGCACCCCGGCGGTGACCACGCGCGGCTTCAAGGTCAGCCAGTGCGAAACCCTCGCCGGCTGGATCTGCGACATCCTCGACAACCTCGGCGACGCCGATGTCGAGGCCAATGTCGCCCAGCAGGTCTCAGCCCTGTGCGCAGACTTCCCGGTTTATCGCTGA
- a CDS encoding conjugal transfer protein TraX — MHLSQRDGALDLLKWLALLSMLLDHLRYVGFSADWLYVPGRLAFPWFCLAMAANLARDGSRKMEWRYLGWLLLFSAISEIPYRFYITDPDTFNVMPTLALGLLVARGWQDPASVARLLALAALVVAAVFSERLMFGFFGVLLPLAMLLVFRRPWYFSLLPGLVCLAANQWQVLLESARFGNSVAILGLATCLLAPMLGMFLLRHGRHLQPPPMRRWAYAVYPAHFLLLLAVRAAYT; from the coding sequence ATGCACCTGAGCCAACGCGACGGTGCCCTGGATCTGCTCAAGTGGCTGGCGTTGCTGAGCATGTTGCTCGATCACCTGCGATATGTCGGCTTCTCCGCCGATTGGTTGTATGTGCCCGGGCGATTGGCGTTTCCATGGTTCTGCCTGGCGATGGCGGCGAATCTGGCACGAGACGGTTCGCGCAAAATGGAATGGCGCTATCTGGGCTGGCTGTTGCTGTTCAGCGCCATCAGCGAAATCCCTTATCGCTTTTATATCACCGACCCTGACACGTTCAACGTGATGCCGACGCTGGCGCTGGGCTTGCTGGTGGCGCGCGGCTGGCAGGACCCAGCGTCGGTGGCGCGGTTGCTCGCATTGGCCGCGTTGGTGGTTGCGGCGGTTTTTTCAGAACGACTGATGTTCGGTTTCTTCGGCGTATTGTTGCCGCTGGCGATGCTGCTGGTGTTCCGCCGACCCTGGTATTTCAGCCTGTTGCCGGGGCTGGTGTGTCTGGCGGCGAACCAATGGCAAGTGCTGCTCGAATCGGCGCGCTTCGGCAACAGCGTGGCGATTCTCGGCCTGGCGACATGTCTGCTTGCGCCAATGCTGGGAATGTTCCTGTTGCGACATGGGCGACATCTGCAGCCACCACCGATGCGGCGCTGGGCGTATGCGGTGTATCCCGCGCATTTCCTTCTATTGCTCGCCGTCCGCGCGGCATACACCTGA
- a CDS encoding low specificity L-threonine aldolase, producing MTDKSQQFASDNYSGICPEAWAAMEQANHGHQRAYGDDEWTARAADHFRKLFETDCEVFFAFNGTAANSLALSSLCQSYHSVICSETAHVETDECGAPEFFSNGSKLLIAGTENGKITPLSIREVALKRQDIHYPKPRVVTLTQATEVGSVYTPEEVRAISATCKELGLHLHMDGARFSNACAFLGCSPADLTWKAGVDVLCFGGTKNGMAVGEAILFFNHKLAEDFDYRCKQAGQLASKMRFLSAPWVGILENDAWLKYARHANHCAQLLAELVSDIPGVELMFPVQANGVFLQLSEPAIAALTAKNWRFYTFIGKGGARFMCSWDTEEERVRELAHDIREVMSA from the coding sequence ATGACCGACAAGAGCCAACAATTCGCCAGCGACAACTATTCCGGGATCTGCCCTGAAGCCTGGGCTGCCATGGAACAGGCCAACCACGGCCACCAGCGCGCTTACGGCGACGATGAATGGACCGCCCGCGCGGCCGATCATTTCCGCAAACTGTTCGAAACCGACTGCGAAGTGTTCTTCGCCTTCAACGGCACCGCCGCCAACTCCCTGGCCCTGTCGTCGCTGTGCCAGAGTTACCACAGCGTGATCTGCTCGGAAACCGCCCACGTCGAAACCGACGAATGCGGCGCTCCGGAATTTTTCTCCAACGGCTCGAAGCTGCTGATCGCCGGCACTGAAAACGGCAAGATCACTCCGCTATCGATCCGCGAAGTCGCCCTCAAGCGCCAGGACATCCACTACCCGAAACCGCGGGTGGTGACCCTGACCCAGGCCACCGAAGTCGGCAGCGTCTACACCCCGGAAGAAGTCCGCGCCATCAGCGCAACCTGCAAGGAACTGGGTCTGCACCTGCACATGGACGGCGCGCGGTTCTCCAACGCCTGCGCATTCCTCGGCTGCTCGCCCGCCGACCTCACCTGGAAAGCCGGCGTTGATGTGCTGTGCTTCGGCGGCACGAAAAACGGCATGGCGGTGGGTGAAGCGATCCTGTTCTTCAACCACAAACTGGCCGAAGACTTTGATTACCGCTGCAAGCAGGCCGGGCAACTGGCGTCGAAGATGCGCTTTTTGTCGGCACCGTGGGTCGGCATTCTGGAAAACGACGCCTGGCTCAAATACGCCCGCCACGCCAACCACTGCGCGCAACTGCTGGCAGAACTGGTCAGCGACATTCCCGGCGTTGAGCTGATGTTCCCGGTGCAGGCCAACGGCGTGTTCCTGCAACTGTCCGAGCCGGCGATCGCCGCCCTGACCGCGAAGAACTGGCGCTTCTACACCTTCATCGGCAAGGGCGGCGCCCGCTTCATGTGCTCTTGGGACACCGAAGAAGAACGCGTGCGCGAACTGGCGCACGATATTCGCGAGGTCATGTCGGCCTGA